One region of Juglans microcarpa x Juglans regia isolate MS1-56 chromosome 7S, Jm3101_v1.0, whole genome shotgun sequence genomic DNA includes:
- the LOC121241184 gene encoding aspartyl protease AED3-like, with translation MATRTLSLLPHLFSLALLICISLTQGLNPKCDISDQGSTLQVFHVSSPCSPFRPSEPLSWEESVLQMQAKDQARLQYFSSLVAGRKSFVPIASGRQIIQSPTYIVRAKIGTPAQTFLLAMDTSNDAAWVPCTGCLGCSSSFFASDKSTSFKTLGCQAPQCKQVPRPTCSASACSFNLTYGASSIAANLSQDNITLADDSIPYYTFGCIQKTTGSSVPPQGLLGLGRGPLSLLSQTHNLYKSTFSYCLPSFKSPNFSGSLRLGTVGQPIRIKYTPLLKNPRRSSLYYVKLVAIRVGRKVVDIPPSALAFNPTTGAGTVIDSGTVFTRLVEPAYVAVRNEFRRRVKNANVISLGGFDTCYSGSIVAPTITFMFPGLNMSLAADNLLIHSTAGSISCLAMAAAPDNVNSVLNVIANMQQQNHRVLFDIPNSRLGVSRERCT, from the exons ATGGCTACGAGAACCCTTTCTCTACTACCCCATCTCTTCTCACTAGCCCTCCTGATCTGCATTTCCCTCACCCAAGGTCTCAACCCAAAATGTGACATATCCGACCAAGGCTCAACCCTCCAAGTCTTCCACGTTTCCAGCCCATGCTCCCCGTTCAGGCCCTCAGAGCCACTGTCATGGGAGGAGAGTGTGCTCCAAATGCAGGCCAAAGACCAGGCCAGGCTCCAATACTTTTCCAGCTTGGTAGCCGGCAGGAAATCTTTCGTGCCTATTGCCTCTGGCCGGCAGATTATACAGAGCCCCACGTATATTGTGAGGGCCAAGATTGGAACACCAGCCCAGACCTTCCTCTTGGCCATGGACACCAGCAATGATGCTGCCTGGGTACCTTGCACTGGCTGTTTAGGGTgctcatcatcattttttgcCTCTGACAAGTCCACTAGTTTTAAGACCCTCGGTTGCCAAGCACCTCAGTGCAAGCAG GTACCTAGACCCACTTGCAGTGCCAGTGCGTGTAGTTTCAACTTGACCTACGGCGCCTCCTCCATAGCGGCTAACCTGTCACAGGACAACATCACCCTAGCCGATGACTCCATCCCTTACTACACCTTCGGCTGCATACAGAAAACCACGGGCAGCTCGGTGCCACCACAGGGACTCTTGGGTCTGGGTCGAGGGCCACTCTCACTTCTTTCCCAGACCCACAACCTCTACAAATCTACATTTTCATACTGCTTGCCTAGCTTCAAGTCCCCCAATTTCTCTGGGTCTTTGAGGCTGGGGACCGTCGGGCAGCCGATAAGAATTAAGTACACTCCCTTGctcaaaaaccctagaagaTCTTCACTGTACTATGTGAAACTAGTTGCAATAAGGGTTGGACGGAAAGTCGTCGACATTCCACCTAGTGCTTTGGCGTTCAATCCCACAACTGGGGCAGGGACCGTCATTGATTCTG GCACTGTGTTTACCAGGCTTGTGGAGCCGGCGTACGTCGCGGTGAGAAACGAGTTCCGGAGGAGAGTCAAGAACGCAAACGTGATATCTCTAGGTGGCTTCGACACATGCTACTCGGGCTCCATTGTTGCGCCCACAATAACATTCATGTTCCCAGGGTTAAATATGAGTCTCGCAGCAGACAACCTTTTGATCCACAGCACAGCGGGCAGCATCTCATGCTTGGCCATGGCAGCGGCACCCGACAACGTCAATTCGGTGCTTAATGTGATAGCCAACATGCAACAACAGAACCACCGTGTGCTTTTCGACATTCCCAACTCGAGGCTTGGCGTCTCCCGTGAGCGCTGcacctaa
- the LOC121241425 gene encoding U-box domain-containing protein 11-like codes for MEVKHRAVRYLITKLSSVSEQTRVEALSELRLMTKHDANARPLIAEAGAIPYLADTLYSSSHVAQDDAAATLLNLSISSRAALMSTRGLLDALSHLLRHHASSSSPTAVQSSAATLHSLLIEDEYRPIIGSKRDIIYSLIDVIKQSRYAVRSVKDALKALFGISLYPLNRKTVVDLGGVGPLFSLILKGSATGIIEDATAVIAQVAGCEESEEAFRKASGTGVLMDLLDVATGSSMRVKENAVAALLNLVRCGRERVEREVREMGLLVVEGIADVAENGRPKGKSKAVALLRVLYGGSNGCVVRDERFDSLLNH; via the coding sequence atggAGGTGAAGCACCGAGCGGTACGGTACCTGATTACCAAGCTGAGTTCGGTGTCGGAGCAGACCCGAGTAGAGGCCCTGAGCGAGCTCCGGCTCATGACCAAGCACGACGCCAACGCCCGCCCCCTCATCGCTGAAGCCGGAGCCATACCTTACCTAGCCGATACCCTCTACTCATCGTCCCACGTAGCCCAGGATGATGCCGCCGCCACCCTCCTCAACCTCTCCATCTCCTCCCGCGCCGCTCTCATGTCGACACGCGGCCTCCTCGACGCCCTCTCCCACTTGCTTCGACACCATGCCTCCTCCTCGTCCCCCACAGCGGTCCAGTCCTCCGCGGCAACTCTCCACAGCCTCCTAATCGAGGACGAGTACCGCCCCATCATCGGATCCAAACGCGATATTATCTACTCCTTGATCGACGTGATAAAACAGTCCCGCTACGCCGTTAGATCTGTCAAGGACGCCCTCAAAGCCCTGTTTGGTATCTCGCTATACCCTTTGAACCGCAAGACGGTTGTTGATCTGGGTGGCGTCGGACCGTTATTTTCTCTGATACTGAAAGGCTCGGCTACTGGGATCATAGAGGACGCGACGGCTGTGATAGCGCAGGTGGCGGGGTGCGAGGAGAGTGAGGAGGCGTTTAGGAAGGCTTCGGGTACCGGGGTTTTGATGGATTTGTTGGACGTGGCGACGGGATCGAGCATGAGGGTGAAGGAGAACGCGGTGGCAGCGCTATTGAATTTAGTGAGGTGCGGAAGGGAGAGGGTGGAGAGGGAGGTAAGGGAGATGGGGCTACTGGTGGTGGAGGGAATTGCCGATGTCGCGGAGAATGGGAGACCTAAGGGAAAGAGCAAGGCAGTGGCGCTGCTGAGGGTGCTCTACGGTGGGAGCAACGGGTGTGTGGTGAGGGACGAGCGGTTTGATTCTTTGTTGAATCATTAA
- the LOC121241320 gene encoding trihelix transcription factor ASIL2-like, whose product MDKEINQEIPSLLPNNNTTATTKEDSPIRKPFAAAAAAASNDRLKRDEWSEGAVSTLLEAYEAKWVLRNRAKLKGHDWEDVARHVSSRANSTKSPKTQTQCKNKIESMKKRYRSESSSTADASSWPLYPRLDLLLRGSGPLQAPPPPPVPPPPPTPHPPLPNAPLILLEPSAAVQPQPLPPPPPPPPQPGAAQNSRGSNGIDRVAKEDEAGTKLSDQVSDKNRMETDSSTPALYSDKEKTRSKRMKTKMEKKKRRRKEEMEIAESIRWLAEVVVRSEQGRMETMREIERMRVEAEAKRGEMDLKRTEILANTQLEIARLFAGIGKGVDSSLRIGRS is encoded by the exons ATGGACAAAGAAATTAACCAAGAAATCCCATCTCTCCTCCCTAACAATAacaccaccgccaccaccaaGGAAGACTCTCCAATTAGGAAACCatttgctgctgctgctgctgctgcaagCAATGATAGATTGAAAAGAGATGAGTGGAGTGAAGGAGCAGTTTCAACCCTTCTTGAAGCTTATGAAGCCAAATGGGTTCTACGAAACCGAGCCAAGCTCAAGGGCCACGACTGGGAAGATGTTGCACGCCATGTTTCATCGCGTGCCAATAGTACCAAGTCCCCCAAAACACAGACTCAGTGCAAGAACAAGATCGAGTCAATGAAGAAAAGGTACCGTTCAGAGTCTTCCAGTACTGCTGATGCCTCATCTTGGCCACTATACCCACGTCTTGACCTTTTGCTGCGTGGAAGTGGACCTTTACAAgctcctcctccaccaccagTGCCGCCACCGCCTCCTACTCCTCATCCACCTCTACCAAATGCTCCTCTAATCTTACTAGAGCCATCAGCAGCGGTGCAACCGCAACCTCTACCTCCACCTCCACCGCCACCTCCACAACCTGGAGCAGCTCAAAACTCGCGTGGATCCAATGGTATTGACAGAGTGGCCAAG GAAGATGAAGCAGGAACCAAATTATCCGACCAAGTATCCGACAAGAACCGTATGGAAACAGATAGCAGCACACCTGCCCTTTATAGTGACAAGGAAAAGACAAGGTCCAAAAGGATGAAAacgaaaatggaaaagaagaagaggcgAAGGAAGGAGGAAATGGAGATAGCCGAAAGCATACGATGGCTAGCAGAAGTAGTGGTGAGGTCAGAGCAAGGAAGGATGGAGACGATGAGGGAAATAGAGAGGATGAGAGTTGAGGCCGAGGCAAAGAGAGGAGAAATGGATCTCAAAAGAACAGAGATTCTTGCTAATACCCAGTTGGAGATTGCTAGACTCTTTGCAGGCATAGGCAAAGGTGTGGATTCTTCATTGAGAATTGGAAGAAGTTGA